CAACTTCTGGAAACTTATAAATATGTTTTAATATCTTTTCTTCATCCTTGTTTATTGCATAGGACATAGTTACCCCCTTATCCAATTTTTCGTTTCTCAAAATGCTGTTACATCTTGCGTAGGTGTATTGAAGATATGGTCCCGAATCTCCCTCAAAGGAAAGAGAAGTTTTAAAGTCAAAAATTATATCTTTGCCAGGTCCTTGGCGAAGCATTGAATATTTTATTGCTCCTATGACAATAGGTGTAAGTTCTTTAGTTTCTATATCAGGGACCTTTATTTTTATATTTTCTTCTACCCTGTTGATCAAACCTTCTGCCGTAACAACCTTTCCTGTCCTTGAAGACATTTTTTCTTCTTTTAGTCGTAACATCCCGTGAGGGATGTGTTTGGTTTTCTTTTCAAGGTTAGGATTTATTATGCTTAACGCCTTTAGAACGACTTTAAAATAATCGGCAATTTCGTTTCCCGTTACAACAATAGAGAGGTCATATTTAAAGGCTTCGTTTTTCAATATTGGCAGACCTAGGTCTTTTGCTTCGTAAGTTGGTAAACCGCTTTTATTTACAAAGACGCGAGTATGCAAGCCATACTTCTCGCCCTTAAATATTATAGCTCCCGCGCTTTCTTCAAAAACTCCTTTTTTGAGATAGTCTTTTACTAATAACAAGCCCTTTTCGCCGACGGCTCTTTCAAAGAAATAATAGTCAAATTTTGTTCCTAGCTTTTTGTAAATTGTTTCAAAGTAATCCAAACTCCATTTCCTTCCTAAATTATATAAATGCATAATGTCTTTATCGCTTTTTTTGTAAATTGCTTTGTTTAATTCGTCAATCTCTTCTTTTGCTACATTGTCCTCCAAATATTTTTCAGCTCCGTAAGCGTACCCTTTCCCTAAAATTTCTATTTTTTCGCGCAAGGGTTTTCGGCTCAAATTTTCGATTTCCTTGCCGTTTTGCGCAAGGATTTTTTTAAGTCCCCATAAAGCTTTGGCAGTATGCGCGCCTACATCTCCTTGGTAACAAGCCCTTTTCACGACCCCCCCATTAAAATAAAGTATGCGGGACAGAGATTCGCCAATGGTGTTACTCATAAGGTGCCCGATATGGAACTCTTTAAAGGGATTTGGGTCGGTATATTCCACCATTATTTTTTTATGTTTTAGGATGTTTCCTTTTCCAAAAAGTTCTTTTTCATTTTGGATCCTTTCCAAAACCGAAAGCAGGGAGGTTTTTTCAAGCCAAAAGTTTATAAAACCGGGTTTCTCAACTTGTATTTTTGAAATTGGGGATTCAATCTTTATATTTTTGGTAATTTCCTCTGCAATCACCATAGGCGATTTTTTTAGTTTTTTGGATAAAACCATAGCAATGTTGGTTGAATAATCTCCAAAATCCTCATTTTCGGGGTGTTCCACCACAAAATCCACCGGCTTGATTTTAAGTTTAATTACTGCGTCTTCTATAGATTTCTTAATTATGTGTTTGAACATTGTTTCAATTAGACTAAGGAGTCTCCTTGTACAAGGAGACTCCTTTTTTTAATTTAATATCTTAATTGCTTGTTTAATCCTTTTTACAGTTTCCTCTTTGCCAAGTATTTCTATTGTTTCAAAAAGTGGGGGGGAAACAAGGCTTCCGGAAACAGCAACCCTTATGGGTGAAAAAGCGTCTATAACTTTCCAATTATTCTTTTTTGCCGTATCCCTAATTCCTACTTCAAGTTTTTTTAGGTTTTCTAAATTCCAAGGGTCAATGTTAGCCAGTAAGTTGGCTAAGTTTGTTAGGTGGCGTAATATCTTTTCGGACGCGCGCCCGGTGGGTACAAGTAGGGTTTTTAATGTTGGTGTATCGGCTTCAAAGTCTGTGAAAAAAAATTTGGTGTTATCTTTAAAGTCCCCTAAAGTTTTTAACCGTTCTTTTTCAAGAGCAACAATTTTTTTAAGTTTTTCCTTGTCCGTATTTTTTAAGTCGGGGTCAAAAGTTAGCAAGCGCATGAGCAAATCATTATTATCTAAATTTCTTATGTAGTACCCATTAAGATAATTTAGTTTATCCATATTAAATGTTGGGTTAGATTTGTTTATATCGGAAATATCAAAATTTTTAATAAATTCGTCCAAAGTAAAAATATCTTTACCCTCTTTTGGAGACCATCCAAGTAGAGCCACAAAATTTAATAGCGCCTCGGGGAGATACCCTTTATCTAAAAAGCTTTGGGCAGACACGCTACCTTTGCGTTTACTCATTTTTCCTTCTCCCAAAGGATCCAAAAACACGGGCAGGTGCCCGGTTTGGGGCATTTGCCATCCGAAATAT
The window above is part of the Patescibacteria group bacterium genome. Proteins encoded here:
- a CDS encoding glutamate--tRNA ligase; this encodes MVRTRMAPSPTGEYHIGHIRTLLFNYAYAKNRGGKFIIRIEDTDQQRYIKEATPKILNVIKAYGFSWDEGPDIGGPFGPYTQSERIPLYKKYALELIEKGFAYYCFCDKQRLNEIRKKSEQEHKIPKYDRHCKNISFKDAEKRAEKEPFVIRLKVPDGEILEYEDLVMGKISINADNLDDQILIKSDGFPTYHLAVVVDDYLMQITHILRGAEWISSTPKHILLYRYFGWQMPQTGHLPVFLDPLGEGKMSKRKGSVSAQSFLDKGYLPEALLNFVALLGWSPKEGKDIFTLDEFIKNFDISDINKSNPTFNMDKLNYLNGYYIRNLDNNDLLMRLLTFDPDLKNTDKEKLKKIVALEKERLKTLGDFKDNTKFFFTDFEADTPTLKTLLVPTGRASEKILRHLTNLANLLANIDPWNLENLKKLEVGIRDTAKKNNWKVIDAFSPIRVAVSGSLVSPPLFETIEILGKEETVKRIKQAIKILN
- the argS gene encoding arginine--tRNA ligase, which produces MFKHIIKKSIEDAVIKLKIKPVDFVVEHPENEDFGDYSTNIAMVLSKKLKKSPMVIAEEITKNIKIESPISKIQVEKPGFINFWLEKTSLLSVLERIQNEKELFGKGNILKHKKIMVEYTDPNPFKEFHIGHLMSNTIGESLSRILYFNGGVVKRACYQGDVGAHTAKALWGLKKILAQNGKEIENLSRKPLREKIEILGKGYAYGAEKYLEDNVAKEEIDELNKAIYKKSDKDIMHLYNLGRKWSLDYFETIYKKLGTKFDYYFFERAVGEKGLLLVKDYLKKGVFEESAGAIIFKGEKYGLHTRVFVNKSGLPTYEAKDLGLPILKNEAFKYDLSIVVTGNEIADYFKVVLKALSIINPNLEKKTKHIPHGMLRLKEEKMSSRTGKVVTAEGLINRVEENIKIKVPDIETKELTPIVIGAIKYSMLRQGPGKDIIFDFKTSLSFEGDSGPYLQYTYARCNSILRNEKLDKGVTMSYAINKDEEKILKHIYKFPEV